A region of Candidatus Thermoplasmatota archaeon DNA encodes the following proteins:
- a CDS encoding folylpolyglutamate synthase/dihydrofolate synthase family protein codes for MAPDAIKWLEKLKGRGINLGLERMEKVMAAFPLNYKVIHVGGTNGKGSVCQFIGRILQEEGYRVGIYLSPHIERINERITINSKEISDEEMSEIAGMLMKRDEGLTFFEAMTAIALIYFRGKVDFAVLEVGMGGGYDATNIVNASITAITNVSMEHGHYLGKNIGAIASEKAGIIKGDAVITACRGIALDVIKKKAEECNVLLYAIGRDVKWERISPRKFLIKSNRQYEIETHLDGMFQGENIAIAVKIAELLGIGKKSIVKGIKKARLPGRMERIGQFLLDGAHNPEAMKSLNESIKDFDYNRLFIVFGVMKDKDVRSIIKFLPEGLIIATSIGGERAADANKLAIMLEKDGRKCIKTKNVRHAIKKAKEMADENDMICITGSLYLVGKVREILMTALNFL; via the coding sequence ATGGCACCGGATGCAATAAAATGGCTGGAAAAATTGAAGGGCAGGGGGATAAATCTCGGGCTGGAAAGAATGGAAAAAGTGATGGCCGCATTTCCTTTAAATTATAAAGTTATACACGTTGGAGGGACTAATGGGAAGGGTTCGGTATGCCAGTTTATCGGAAGGATTTTGCAAGAAGAGGGTTATAGGGTCGGAATTTATTTGTCCCCCCATATCGAAAGAATCAATGAACGCATAACTATCAATAGCAAGGAAATAAGTGATGAGGAAATGTCCGAAATTGCCGGCATGCTGATGAAGAGAGATGAAGGGCTTACATTTTTTGAAGCCATGACTGCCATAGCACTGATATACTTTAGAGGGAAGGTCGATTTTGCCGTCCTGGAAGTGGGGATGGGCGGCGGGTATGATGCCACAAACATTGTCAATGCTTCCATAACCGCGATAACAAACGTTTCCATGGAGCATGGACATTACTTGGGAAAAAATATCGGGGCGATAGCATCTGAAAAAGCGGGGATTATAAAAGGCGATGCAGTGATTACAGCATGCCGTGGGATAGCACTGGATGTCATAAAGAAAAAGGCTGAAGAGTGCAACGTTTTACTATATGCAATTGGCAGAGATGTAAAATGGGAGCGCATATCTCCGAGAAAGTTTTTAATTAAAAGCAACAGACAATATGAAATTGAAACACACCTGGACGGCATGTTTCAGGGAGAAAATATTGCTATAGCTGTCAAAATTGCGGAGCTGCTCGGCATCGGAAAAAAAAGCATAGTAAAAGGGATTAAAAAAGCAAGATTGCCGGGAAGAATGGAGAGGATAGGGCAATTTTTGCTGGACGGGGCGCACAATCCGGAAGCAATGAAATCATTAAATGAGTCAATAAAAGATTTTGATTACAACCGCCTTTTCATCGTATTCGGAGTCATGAAAGATAAGGATGTGCGTTCAATAATAAAATTCCTTCCAGAAGGACTTATCATAGCTACAAGCATAGGGGGAGAGAGGGCGGCAGATGCAAACAAACTTGCCATCATGCTTGAAAAAGATGGGAGAAAATGCATTAAAACAAAAAATGTTCGTCATGCCATAAAAAAGGCGAAAGAGATGGCAGATGAAAATGACATGATATGCATAACGGGCTCTCTCTACCTGGTGGGAAAAGTAAGGGAAATTTTGATGACCGCACTTAACTTTCTTTGA
- the purN gene encoding phosphoribosylglycinamide formyltransferase — protein MLKVGILASGGGTNLQAIIDACEQRRINAEVVAVVSDNKNAFALERAKKHGIDAYFSDASDKKRHEGEINKIFSEKGVGLAVGAGYMRILCPQFIREWYGRIINIHPALLPSFKGTNGQGDALEYGVKITGCTTHFIDEKPDHGPIILQAAVRVHGHDDRNELAKRILNVEHQLLPRSIDLFEQGRLEIEGRRVRILPGDSWMKYALPDVLYSEGF, from the coding sequence ATGCTGAAAGTGGGCATTCTTGCATCTGGCGGGGGAACGAATCTGCAGGCCATTATTGATGCATGCGAGCAACGCAGAATAAATGCTGAAGTTGTCGCTGTTGTAAGCGACAATAAAAACGCATTTGCACTTGAAAGAGCGAAAAAGCATGGAATAGATGCTTATTTTTCAGATGCATCAGATAAAAAAAGGCATGAAGGAGAGATAAACAAAATATTCAGCGAAAAAGGAGTGGGGCTTGCTGTTGGAGCTGGCTACATGCGAATACTTTGCCCGCAATTTATCCGGGAATGGTACGGACGGATTATAAACATTCATCCAGCACTGCTTCCTTCGTTTAAAGGAACGAATGGGCAGGGGGATGCTCTTGAGTACGGGGTGAAAATAACTGGATGCACAACGCATTTCATTGATGAAAAGCCCGACCACGGACCAATCATACTACAGGCTGCTGTCCGTGTTCATGGACATGATGACAGAAATGAACTTGCGAAACGCATACTCAACGTGGAGCATCAATTATTGCCCAGAAGTATCGATTTATTTGAGCAGGGCAGGCTTGAAATAGAAGGCAGGAGAGTGAGAATTTTGCCGGGTGATTCCTGGATGAAATATGCACTGCCCGACGTCCTGTATTCGGAAGGATTTTAA
- a CDS encoding 4Fe-4S dicluster domain-containing protein, which translates to MIKEFTSSSGDITIKIDHDKCNGTGKCIEDCPVDVYELVDGKAVASKIDDCIECCVCIESCPNNAIEHSSC; encoded by the coding sequence ATGATAAAAGAATTTACTTCTTCATCAGGAGACATAACGATAAAGATAGATCATGACAAATGTAACGGTACCGGAAAGTGCATCGAAGATTGTCCCGTGGATGTGTACGAGCTGGTGGACGGGAAGGCAGTGGCGTCGAAAATTGATGACTGCATCGAATGCTGTGTATGCATTGAGTCCTGTCCCAATAACGCCATTGAACACAGCTCCTGCTGA
- a CDS encoding ribosome assembly factor SBDS produces MVSLEDAVVARYEKKGIHFEILVDPKAAEDFLDGRDINLSENLATDLVFKDANKGTKASEESISEVFGTTDINSIAKIIVKEGKIQLTTSQRREMQERKKKKIIDTIARNSMNPQTKLPHPKDRIELAIEEAGVHIDPFKPVDVQIKDIINAIRPIIPISIENVEIEVKIQGKYAGRAYGEVKSFGTILKEEWLPDGSWKCRIEIPAGMQTEFYDKLNNMTKGDVETKICK; encoded by the coding sequence ATGGTCTCGTTAGAAGATGCAGTAGTCGCACGATATGAAAAAAAGGGAATACATTTCGAGATATTGGTAGACCCTAAGGCTGCAGAAGATTTTTTGGATGGCAGGGACATAAATTTATCGGAAAACCTGGCCACAGACCTTGTTTTTAAAGATGCCAATAAAGGAACAAAAGCATCAGAGGAGTCAATAAGCGAGGTGTTTGGCACAACCGACATTAACAGCATAGCGAAGATAATCGTAAAGGAAGGAAAGATTCAGCTAACCACAAGCCAGAGGAGGGAGATGCAGGAAAGAAAAAAGAAAAAAATAATTGATACCATAGCTCGCAATTCAATGAATCCACAGACAAAACTACCCCATCCGAAGGATAGGATAGAGTTGGCAATCGAGGAAGCCGGCGTACATATAGATCCTTTTAAGCCGGTGGATGTACAAATTAAAGATATTATCAATGCAATCCGCCCGATAATCCCCATATCGATTGAAAATGTGGAAATAGAAGTGAAAATACAGGGTAAGTATGCAGGCAGGGCATACGGGGAAGTAAAGTCGTTCGGGACCATACTAAAAGAAGAATGGCTGCCTGACGGCTCCTGGAAATGTAGGATAGAAATTCCGGCGGGAATGCAGACGGAGTTTTATGATAAACTCAACAACATGACAAAAGGTGATGTGGAAACAAAAATTTGTAAATAA
- a CDS encoding 50S ribosomal protein L18e encodes MKKSNPQITELVSYLYASAEKHNAGIWKAIAKRLEKSSRSRAEINVGKIMKHINKGEIALIPGKVLGDGEAGKFEVAALGFSGQARKKIENAGGKCYSIKEIVEKNPAGKNIRILGG; translated from the coding sequence ATGAAAAAGAGCAATCCGCAGATTACAGAACTGGTCAGTTACCTTTATGCATCGGCAGAAAAGCACAATGCGGGCATATGGAAGGCTATTGCAAAAAGGCTTGAGAAATCGTCCCGCAGCAGGGCCGAGATAAATGTTGGCAAGATAATGAAGCACATAAATAAAGGAGAGATAGCCCTTATTCCCGGAAAAGTGCTTGGGGATGGGGAGGCAGGAAAATTTGAAGTAGCTGCCCTTGGCTTTTCTGGACAGGCGAGAAAAAAGATTGAGAATGCAGGAGGCAAGTGCTATTCCATTAAGGAAATAGTGGAGAAAAATCCTGCGGGAAAAAACATTCGTATTCTTGGTGGTTAA
- a CDS encoding response regulator → MKKRVLAVDDEEPIQELIKVYLSPLNVKVYQAFTGEDGVKMYENMFDAGRRPDLVIMDLKLPGIDGIEAIKRIMKIDPWAVIYGFTAFSSPIWASQMLEAGAKKVIPRSMGFSGLRGMVQETLMRKKIAIH, encoded by the coding sequence ATGAAAAAAAGGGTATTGGCGGTGGATGATGAGGAGCCGATACAGGAATTGATAAAGGTGTATCTATCTCCGCTAAACGTAAAAGTATATCAAGCATTCACCGGCGAGGATGGGGTCAAGATGTATGAAAACATGTTTGATGCGGGAAGAAGGCCTGATCTGGTCATCATGGATTTAAAGCTGCCGGGCATAGACGGCATAGAGGCAATAAAACGGATAATGAAGATTGATCCCTGGGCTGTTATATACGGCTTTACCGCATTTTCCAGTCCGATATGGGCATCTCAGATGCTTGAGGCAGGAGCAAAAAAGGTCATCCCGAGAAGCATGGGCTTTAGCGGCCTAAGGGGGATGGTGCAGGAAACGCTGATGAGAAAAAAAATTGCCATTCATTAA
- a CDS encoding Ig-like domain-containing protein: protein MGLHMGGIGPINGIGILGMGSSSNEQNPSYTYANMGRYEVTLTVTDSMGYSDTNYTWTLADKEDNNPPDVEITTPSGGIYLKDRKILPFFMPIIIWGITIEAEASDAETGIAAVAFYFDDELQFNDTVAPYTWPLNEYAGGMHEIKVIAYDLAMNFAVDSTKIVTL, encoded by the coding sequence ATGGGTCTGCATATGGGGGGCATAGGCCCTATCAATGGCATTGGGATTTTGGGGATGGGGAGCAGCAGTAATGAGCAAAATCCATCATATACTTACGCAAATATGGGAAGATATGAAGTAACCTTGACTGTAACTGACAGCATGGGATACAGTGATACAAATTATACGTGGACCCTGGCAGACAAGGAAGATAATAATCCGCCAGATGTTGAAATAACCACGCCGTCTGGAGGAATCTATCTCAAAGATAGGAAAATTTTACCGTTTTTCATGCCAATAATCATTTGGGGAATAACGATAGAAGCAGAAGCATCGGATGCTGAAACAGGTATAGCAGCTGTTGCATTTTATTTTGATGACGAGCTACAATTTAATGATACTGTAGCCCCTTATACATGGCCGCTTAATGAATATGCTGGGGGTATGCACGAAATAAAGGTGATAGCATACGATCTTGCAATGAATTTTGCTGTAGATTCAACAAAAATAGTTACTTTATGA
- a CDS encoding DNA-directed RNA polymerase subunit N produces MIIPIRCFTCGKVLGSLFEGYKERVYINGEEPEKVLDDLGIKRYCCRRTIISHPVTVKNGRVEELIDESARYE; encoded by the coding sequence ATGATAATACCTATAAGATGTTTCACATGTGGAAAAGTGCTCGGTTCCCTATTTGAGGGATACAAGGAAAGAGTATATATCAATGGGGAAGAGCCGGAGAAGGTGCTGGACGATCTGGGCATCAAAAGGTACTGTTGCAGAAGAACTATAATATCTCATCCTGTTACAGTTAAAAACGGCAGGGTGGAAGAACTTATAGACGAATCGGCCAGATACGAATGA
- the rrp4 gene encoding exosome complex RNA-binding protein Rrp4, which yields MERKIVIPGTLLGKIDGNKQGRGTFREGKNIYSSRLGILEEKSGYLNVISLSGVYDPSVGDTVIGVIKEASKMSWMADINAPYPALLRADEVPWRVEFGEASHFLNTGEVIIADVMSINEARNIEISMRGKHCRKVEEGVIVEIQPSKVPRVIGKNGSMVSLLRQGTRCWIFVGQNGRVWIKGKDDKMAILVEAIHKIEKEAHTTGLTDKISKFLESKGD from the coding sequence ATGGAAAGAAAAATAGTTATACCCGGAACTTTGTTAGGAAAAATAGACGGCAATAAGCAGGGAAGAGGTACGTTTAGGGAGGGGAAAAATATATATTCTTCTCGACTCGGCATTCTGGAAGAGAAGTCAGGATATCTCAATGTCATTTCTCTCTCCGGCGTGTACGACCCATCCGTGGGGGATACAGTTATAGGAGTAATAAAAGAAGCATCAAAAATGAGCTGGATGGCGGACATAAACGCCCCGTATCCGGCGTTGCTGCGAGCTGATGAAGTTCCGTGGAGAGTGGAATTCGGTGAAGCCTCCCATTTTTTGAACACGGGTGAGGTCATCATAGCAGACGTGATGTCGATAAATGAGGCGAGGAATATAGAAATATCTATGAGGGGCAAACACTGCAGGAAAGTGGAGGAAGGCGTAATAGTCGAAATTCAGCCGTCTAAAGTCCCCAGAGTCATAGGAAAAAACGGATCGATGGTATCGCTGTTGCGTCAGGGCACGAGATGCTGGATATTTGTTGGGCAAAACGGAAGAGTTTGGATTAAGGGAAAAGACGATAAAATGGCAATTCTTGTTGAAGCCATACATAAAATAGAAAAAGAAGCCCATACAACAGGGCTTACAGATAAAATATCCAAGTTTTTGGAAAGTAAGGGTGATTAA
- a CDS encoding 30S ribosomal protein S9: protein MVKAVIQSGKRKSSIARAVARKGKGVVRINSINLNACQSKFVRDFMAEPVKMAEKYMDKIDINVIVEGGGPMGQAEAARTAIAKAIVNYTDSEELKKMFMEYDRTLLVSDTRRKEPKKQLGRGARKKRQKSYR, encoded by the coding sequence ATGGTAAAAGCAGTGATTCAGTCCGGCAAAAGAAAAAGCTCTATTGCAAGGGCAGTGGCAAGGAAGGGAAAAGGCGTGGTCAGAATAAACAGCATCAACCTCAATGCCTGTCAATCCAAGTTTGTGAGGGACTTCATGGCAGAACCGGTGAAGATGGCAGAAAAATACATGGACAAAATTGATATAAACGTAATCGTGGAAGGTGGCGGCCCAATGGGCCAGGCGGAGGCCGCAAGAACAGCCATTGCGAAAGCCATAGTGAATTATACAGACAGCGAGGAACTAAAAAAGATGTTCATGGAATATGACCGCACGCTTCTTGTGAGCGATACCCGCCGCAAGGAACCCAAGAAGCAGCTTGGGCGAGGGGCCAGAAAGAAAAGGCAAAAATCGTATAGATAA
- the psmA gene encoding archaeal proteasome endopeptidase complex subunit alpha, with product MKPQMAYDRAITVFSPDGRLFQVEYAREAVKRGTTTVGLKFTDGVALIVDRRITSKLVEPSSIEKIFMIDEHVGCATSGLVADARVLVDRARIEAQINRITYDEKIQIKALVKKICDFKQTYTQYGGVRPFGTALIISGIDNDHPRLFATDPSGAMMEYKATAEGNGRDIAIEFLEKKYEMTGKEEAIVLGIEALYEATDKKLGKSAVEVGIVTKKENFRILSEKECEKYFLKVVGK from the coding sequence ATGAAACCACAGATGGCATATGATAGGGCTATTACTGTCTTCTCGCCGGACGGCAGATTATTTCAGGTAGAATATGCAAGAGAGGCGGTGAAACGGGGCACAACAACGGTCGGGCTAAAATTCACGGATGGAGTCGCCCTGATAGTTGACAGAAGGATAACATCAAAACTTGTCGAACCATCGTCCATAGAAAAAATATTCATGATAGATGAGCATGTTGGCTGTGCTACCTCAGGCTTAGTGGCGGATGCACGTGTCTTGGTTGACAGGGCAAGGATAGAGGCCCAGATAAATCGTATAACGTACGACGAAAAAATCCAGATAAAAGCACTGGTTAAAAAAATATGCGATTTTAAGCAGACATATACACAGTACGGAGGAGTCCGGCCATTCGGTACAGCTCTCATTATAAGTGGCATTGATAACGACCATCCTCGTCTTTTTGCCACGGATCCTTCCGGGGCAATGATGGAATATAAGGCAACTGCCGAAGGTAACGGAAGAGATATAGCAATAGAATTCCTTGAAAAGAAATATGAAATGACCGGAAAAGAAGAGGCTATTGTGCTCGGGATAGAAGCATTATATGAAGCAACTGATAAAAAACTTGGGAAGAGTGCTGTCGAGGTAGGTATTGTCACTAAAAAGGAGAATTTCAGGATTCTCTCGGAAAAGGAATGTGAAAAATATTTTTTAAAGGTGGTAGGTAAATAA
- a CDS encoding type II CAAX endopeptidase family protein, with protein sequence MDYRKLMAGMILIIPFFYIYGLSILSLSIPIGNGSFITPSTIFFSLVMNLVVMAGSSMLCIYVLYGGGLKAIARRLYFRKERAFQSVMVGIFTAVIFLFIITAFVYFLQAMGYGTENELAEKIVENINLPLLFAIPFLSALSEETFFRAFIQMRTAKYGQPFAIFLSSLLFGLAHMSYKNPLQIAIPFLLGIALGYIMMKNENILAPFSAHFAFNFVQLAAAFSM encoded by the coding sequence ATGGATTACAGAAAGCTTATGGCTGGTATGATACTAATCATTCCATTTTTCTACATATACGGCTTATCCATTTTATCATTATCAATACCTATTGGTAATGGATCGTTTATAACCCCGTCAACGATATTCTTCTCCCTTGTCATGAACCTGGTGGTGATGGCTGGCTCCTCCATGCTCTGCATTTATGTATTGTACGGGGGCGGATTGAAGGCAATCGCTCGAAGACTTTATTTTAGAAAGGAAAGGGCATTCCAATCAGTAATGGTGGGAATTTTTACGGCAGTAATATTCCTTTTCATAATCACTGCTTTTGTCTACTTTTTGCAAGCCATGGGATATGGGACCGAGAATGAGCTGGCCGAAAAAATAGTTGAAAATATTAATCTTCCCCTATTATTCGCCATTCCTTTCCTGTCAGCGCTGAGCGAAGAGACTTTCTTTCGGGCGTTTATCCAGATGAGGACGGCAAAATATGGCCAGCCTTTTGCAATATTCCTTTCTTCATTGCTATTCGGCCTTGCCCACATGTCATATAAAAATCCCCTTCAAATTGCCATTCCATTCCTGCTGGGCATTGCCCTGGGCTATATAATGATGAAAAATGAAAATATCCTGGCCCCGTTTTCTGCCCATTTTGCGTTCAATTTCGTTCAGCTTGCAGCAGCATTTTCCATGTAG
- a CDS encoding iron-containing alcohol dehydrogenase, which translates to MKIFGHYNPVELYFGTGTLEKVGGLAKKYGNKALIVTGRHSMKESGALDRLLHYLNISGVETDIFDEVEPNPSYTTVDRGASMARKCDIVIGLGGGSAMDAAKAISISASNNLPISSFYSGEEPTGAIPVIEIATTAGTGSEADRYFVLTNPETKEKHGRGYRYTYPVASIVDPSLMKTMPPRLTASTGIDAFFHGLESYVSKISTPFSELYAKEAMNLVAKNIENAYRNGSDIDGREKMALASTLAGMAIDGSRTTLLHALEHPVSGHLGISHGEGLAALSMAYMEFTYPACPEKFARIARLLGEEIDKLPMEEAARKSVRGVKNLLDKVDMNLGLADIGVEKDMIDIFVEDARKSHLVKINPRSATPEDMKEIYYKSL; encoded by the coding sequence ATGAAAATATTTGGGCATTATAATCCAGTTGAATTGTATTTTGGTACTGGAACTCTGGAAAAAGTTGGTGGTCTTGCGAAAAAATACGGAAATAAAGCTTTGATTGTTACAGGCAGGCACAGCATGAAAGAAAGCGGTGCCCTGGATAGACTTTTGCACTATCTCAACATCTCGGGAGTGGAGACAGATATTTTTGATGAAGTGGAGCCCAACCCTTCATACACGACAGTGGATAGAGGAGCGAGCATGGCAAGGAAATGCGACATAGTTATAGGACTTGGAGGCGGAAGTGCCATGGATGCAGCAAAAGCGATATCAATATCCGCATCAAACAATCTACCGATTTCCAGTTTTTATTCGGGCGAAGAGCCGACAGGGGCAATACCTGTAATAGAAATTGCCACTACTGCTGGCACAGGAAGTGAAGCTGACAGATATTTTGTGCTGACAAACCCGGAAACAAAAGAAAAACATGGGCGGGGATATCGATACACATATCCGGTTGCGTCAATAGTAGATCCATCCCTGATGAAAACTATGCCCCCTAGACTTACTGCATCAACCGGCATAGATGCTTTCTTCCACGGGCTCGAATCCTATGTTTCGAAGATATCCACACCCTTTAGCGAGCTATATGCAAAAGAAGCAATGAATCTAGTAGCAAAAAATATAGAAAATGCCTACAGAAATGGCAGTGATATAGATGGCAGAGAAAAAATGGCATTGGCAAGCACTTTGGCCGGGATGGCAATAGACGGTAGCAGAACTACATTGCTGCATGCACTGGAGCATCCCGTAAGCGGTCACCTTGGCATATCGCATGGAGAAGGATTGGCTGCCCTATCTATGGCATATATGGAATTCACATATCCTGCCTGCCCGGAAAAATTTGCGAGAATTGCCCGGCTGTTGGGAGAAGAGATAGACAAATTACCGATGGAAGAAGCTGCCCGGAAGAGCGTGCGGGGAGTGAAAAATCTTCTGGATAAAGTAGACATGAATCTTGGGCTTGCTGACATTGGAGTTGAGAAGGATATGATAGATATATTTGTGGAAGATGCACGTAAAAGCCATTTAGTGAAGATAAATCCCCGTTCTGCTACTCCCGAAGACATGAAGGAGATATATTATAAATCTTTATGA
- a CDS encoding radical SAM protein, whose product MKFLFLYPTTDSFSLDDGEKSFMYAPTLGILYLSSVLRDNGHEAKVIDIRGEENPGEAIKNEIRNTDAIGITVPTFALNNSRKIVGMIRDIDSSIPIVMGGPHPTLYPHASLKEINADIAVVGEAENSILDVTKILEGKQGAEEGRGVYYRENDGIHVGKKAEIIDDLNSIPFPAHDLVKKYDYGSSYGFKLFKGKTTAVLASRGCPRRCSFCSRRLLYMGIYRKRNAENVVGEIEMLYERGYENVIIADDNFTSDMRKVDTIMDMIMERGIELTLLVNGARVDSADERVYSKMWDAGVRLISFGLESGNQEILDFYRKDITLDQIRRAVDISNKTGFFTIGNFIIGAPIETEKEIKNTIKFASSLPLDMAEFFILRYMPGSELWERALKGGKIGEDEYLVESDCRKGLGNFTREELIHWKNLAYKNFYFRPLYIANELRKFISRFDIRLIKAGFSMLKILRYRTKKDEKVWKMLEK is encoded by the coding sequence ATGAAATTCCTTTTTCTGTATCCTACAACAGATTCTTTTTCTCTTGATGACGGTGAGAAATCTTTCATGTATGCACCCACTCTTGGTATCCTCTACCTCTCCTCAGTGCTGAGGGATAACGGGCACGAAGCAAAGGTTATAGATATCCGCGGAGAGGAAAACCCGGGCGAGGCGATAAAGAATGAAATTAGAAATACAGATGCCATAGGAATCACGGTGCCCACATTTGCGCTGAACAATTCAAGGAAAATCGTTGGTATGATCAGAGACATCGATTCTTCCATACCTATTGTGATGGGAGGACCCCATCCGACACTCTATCCGCATGCATCCCTGAAGGAAATAAATGCAGACATTGCCGTGGTGGGAGAAGCCGAAAACAGTATTCTGGATGTGACAAAAATCCTGGAGGGAAAGCAGGGAGCGGAGGAGGGGCGGGGGGTGTACTACAGAGAAAATGATGGAATACATGTGGGAAAGAAGGCGGAAATTATAGATGACCTGAATTCCATTCCTTTTCCTGCTCATGATCTGGTGAAAAAATACGACTATGGCAGTTCCTATGGCTTCAAACTTTTCAAGGGCAAGACAACAGCTGTGCTTGCCAGCAGGGGGTGCCCGAGAAGATGCAGCTTCTGCAGCAGGCGGTTGCTTTACATGGGAATTTACAGAAAGAGGAATGCGGAGAACGTGGTTGGAGAAATCGAGATGCTCTATGAAAGGGGGTATGAAAACGTGATAATAGCAGATGACAACTTCACCAGCGACATGAGAAAAGTTGACACGATAATGGACATGATAATGGAAAGGGGGATCGAACTGACACTGCTGGTCAACGGGGCAAGGGTGGATTCTGCGGATGAGAGAGTATATTCAAAAATGTGGGATGCAGGGGTGAGGCTCATATCGTTCGGGCTCGAATCTGGAAATCAGGAGATACTTGATTTTTACCGCAAAGACATAACACTTGATCAGATAAGGAGAGCTGTCGATATTAGTAACAAAACAGGATTTTTCACCATAGGGAATTTCATAATTGGTGCACCTATCGAAACAGAAAAAGAAATCAAAAACACCATAAAGTTTGCGTCCTCCCTTCCCCTTGACATGGCTGAGTTTTTCATACTCCGGTACATGCCCGGCTCGGAACTGTGGGAGAGAGCTTTGAAGGGCGGGAAAATCGGGGAGGACGAATATCTAGTGGAAAGTGATTGCAGGAAGGGGCTTGGAAATTTTACAAGAGAAGAGCTGATACACTGGAAAAATCTTGCATACAAAAACTTCTACTTCAGACCGTTGTATATTGCAAATGAACTTCGCAAATTCATATCGAGGTTCGACATTCGCCTCATAAAGGCAGGATTCTCGATGCTGAAGATTCTACGGTACCGGACCAAAAAGGACGAGAAAGTCTGGAAAATGCTGGAAAAATAG
- a CDS encoding 50S ribosomal protein L13, translated as MAAIIDASGASLGRLSSVLAKRLLEGEEIAVVNAEKAIIVGSKDEIEKRYRKKREVGGTKRKGPFFSRMPDKILKRTVRGMLPYQRPRGRKAYKNLKTYIGVPEEFEKEKFEKIKSGSSSRCITLKELSEYLGVSW; from the coding sequence ATGGCGGCGATAATAGATGCAAGTGGGGCATCCCTTGGCAGGCTTTCATCCGTTCTGGCAAAACGTCTGCTAGAAGGAGAAGAAATTGCGGTGGTGAATGCGGAGAAGGCAATAATTGTTGGCAGTAAAGACGAGATAGAGAAGAGATATAGGAAAAAAAGAGAAGTCGGAGGGACGAAGAGAAAGGGCCCGTTTTTCTCCAGAATGCCCGACAAAATTTTGAAAAGGACGGTAAGGGGAATGCTCCCGTACCAACGGCCAAGAGGCAGAAAAGCATATAAAAATCTGAAGACATACATAGGTGTGCCCGAGGAATTTGAGAAAGAAAAATTTGAGAAAATTAAATCAGGAAGTTCATCACGCTGTATTACTCTCAAAGAACTTTCGGAATATCTGGGGGTGTCATGGTAA